In Phaeobacter gallaeciensis DSM 26640, a genomic segment contains:
- the mfd gene encoding transcription-repair coupling factor, whose translation MAQRAITAGGAPEGFDARLILKEAASSNAPVVHVARDDKRMEATRAALAFFAPDMPVISFPGWDCLPYDRVSPNADIAAARMATLAALVHQMPGQFVLLTTLNAATQRVPARQVLKDAAFVAEVDRRIDEEALRGYLTRMGFTKSPTVMEPGDFAVRGGIIDIFPPGQSGPVRLDLFGDVLDGARRFDPATQRTTEKLSIVELAPVSEVILDEAAVTRFRQNYRIEFGAAGTDDPLYEAVSAGRKYQGIEHWLPFFHDRLETLFDYLPSATVTLDDQVTPARLARWDSIVDQYETRKIAMAQKGRMDTVYKPVPPGLLYLDDASWEAAIEDHRVIQFHPLPQASGPGVIDAGGRIGRNFSPERQLESVSLFKTLADHIKARMQVGPVVVASYSEGARERLTGLIEDEGLSEVIAINDGTRIGKSGLHLAVWALEHGFETDDLTVISEQDVLGDRLIRAPKKRRKAENFLTETQSLSPGDLVVHVDHGIGRYKGLEVVTAAGAAHECILLEYAEQSKLYLPVENIELLSKYGHDEGLLDRLGGGAWQAKKAKLKERIREMADRLIRVAAERALRKAPMMDPPPHAWEEFSARFPYQETDDQLRAIGEVMEDLQSGSPMDRLICGDVGFGKTEVAMRAAFIAAMSGVQVAIVAPTTLLARQHAAAFAQRFRGFPLEVRQLSRFVTAKDAAKTREGMAKGTVDIVVGTHALLAKSVRFQNLGLLIIDEEQHFGVAHKERLKQMRSDIHVLTLTATPIPRTLQLSLTGVRDLSIIGTPPVDRLAIRTYVSEFDAVTIREALLREHYRGGQSFYVVPRITDLPDVEAFLKEQLPELSYVVAHGQLAAGDLDDRMNAFYDGKFDVLLATTIVESGLDIPTANTMVVHRADMFGLAQLYQIRGRVGRSKTRAYAYLTTKPRVRLTPGAEKRLRVLGSLDTLGAGFSLASQDLDIRGAGNLLGEEQSGQMRDVGYELYQSMLEEAIAKIKSGELEGLTGGDDQWAPQINLGVPVLIPENYVPDLDVRLGLYRRLSDLSTKVELEGFAAELIDRFGPLPKEVNTLMLVVRIKAMCKRAGIAKLDGGPKGATIQFHNDKFASPQGLVEFIQAQDGLAKVKDNKIVVRRDWKKDSDKIKGAFAIARDLAEKVVAEKKKAKAKAKSG comes from the coding sequence ATGGCGCAACGGGCAATCACCGCAGGCGGCGCACCAGAAGGCTTTGATGCGCGGCTGATCCTGAAGGAAGCCGCCAGCAGCAATGCGCCGGTGGTGCATGTTGCGCGCGATGACAAGCGGATGGAGGCAACGCGGGCGGCGCTGGCTTTCTTCGCGCCAGATATGCCCGTCATCAGTTTTCCGGGCTGGGATTGCCTGCCCTATGACCGGGTGTCGCCCAATGCGGACATTGCTGCGGCGCGGATGGCCACGCTGGCGGCGCTGGTGCATCAGATGCCGGGGCAGTTTGTGCTGCTGACCACGCTGAATGCTGCGACCCAGCGGGTTCCTGCCAGACAGGTTCTGAAGGATGCCGCCTTTGTTGCCGAGGTGGATCGGCGCATCGATGAGGAGGCCCTGCGGGGCTACCTGACGCGCATGGGCTTCACCAAGAGCCCGACGGTGATGGAGCCGGGGGATTTTGCGGTGCGGGGCGGGATCATTGATATCTTTCCTCCCGGGCAGAGCGGCCCGGTGCGGCTGGATCTCTTTGGCGATGTGCTGGATGGGGCGCGCCGTTTTGATCCAGCGACCCAGCGGACTACGGAGAAGCTGTCGATTGTCGAGCTGGCGCCAGTTTCCGAGGTGATCCTTGATGAGGCCGCTGTAACCAGGTTTCGGCAGAATTACCGGATCGAGTTTGGTGCGGCGGGCACGGATGATCCGCTCTATGAGGCGGTGTCTGCAGGGCGGAAATACCAAGGGATCGAACATTGGTTGCCGTTTTTCCATGATCGGCTGGAGACCCTGTTTGATTACCTGCCGAGTGCAACGGTAACGTTGGACGATCAGGTGACACCCGCCCGATTGGCCCGCTGGGACAGCATCGTGGACCAATATGAGACCCGCAAGATTGCGATGGCACAAAAGGGGCGGATGGACACGGTCTACAAACCTGTGCCGCCGGGTCTGCTTTATCTTGATGATGCGTCTTGGGAGGCGGCAATTGAGGATCATCGGGTGATCCAGTTCCATCCGCTGCCGCAGGCCAGCGGACCTGGGGTGATTGATGCTGGTGGCCGGATTGGTCGCAACTTCTCCCCTGAGCGACAGTTGGAGAGTGTCAGCCTTTTCAAAACATTGGCGGATCATATTAAAGCGCGGATGCAGGTGGGACCGGTTGTGGTCGCCTCCTATTCCGAGGGTGCGCGGGAGCGTTTGACCGGGTTGATCGAGGACGAAGGTCTGTCGGAGGTTATCGCGATCAACGACGGCACCCGAATTGGCAAATCCGGTCTGCATTTGGCGGTCTGGGCGCTGGAACATGGGTTTGAGACCGATGATCTGACGGTGATTTCCGAACAGGATGTGCTGGGGGACCGGCTGATCCGCGCGCCAAAGAAACGCCGCAAGGCAGAGAATTTCCTGACCGAGACACAATCCCTCAGCCCTGGCGATCTGGTGGTGCATGTGGACCATGGGATAGGTCGCTATAAGGGGCTTGAAGTTGTCACCGCCGCAGGCGCTGCGCATGAGTGCATTCTGCTGGAATATGCAGAGCAGTCGAAGCTGTACCTGCCGGTTGAGAATATCGAGCTCCTGTCGAAATACGGTCATGACGAGGGGCTGCTGGATCGGCTAGGAGGCGGGGCGTGGCAAGCGAAGAAGGCCAAGCTGAAGGAACGGATCCGCGAGATGGCGGATCGTCTGATCCGGGTCGCAGCGGAGCGCGCGTTGCGCAAGGCGCCGATGATGGATCCGCCGCCGCATGCCTGGGAAGAGTTCTCCGCCCGCTTCCCCTATCAGGAAACCGATGATCAGCTGCGCGCGATTGGCGAAGTGATGGAAGATCTTCAATCCGGCTCTCCCATGGACCGGTTGATCTGCGGCGATGTCGGCTTCGGCAAGACCGAGGTTGCGATGCGCGCGGCCTTCATTGCGGCGATGTCCGGTGTGCAGGTGGCGATTGTTGCGCCCACCACGTTGCTGGCGCGCCAGCATGCGGCGGCCTTCGCGCAGCGGTTTCGCGGGTTTCCTTTGGAAGTCAGGCAGTTGTCGCGGTTTGTTACTGCAAAGGACGCCGCCAAAACCCGCGAGGGTATGGCCAAAGGCACCGTTGATATTGTCGTCGGCACCCATGCTTTGCTGGCAAAATCCGTGCGGTTCCAGAACCTCGGCCTGCTGATCATCGACGAGGAACAGCATTTCGGTGTCGCCCATAAAGAGCGGCTAAAGCAGATGCGCAGTGACATCCACGTGCTGACGCTGACCGCAACGCCGATCCCGCGAACGCTGCAATTGAGCCTGACTGGCGTGCGCGATCTCTCCATCATCGGCACCCCGCCGGTGGACCGTCTGGCCATCCGCACATATGTGAGCGAGTTCGATGCCGTCACCATCCGCGAAGCGCTGCTGCGAGAGCACTATCGCGGTGGGCAGAGTTTCTATGTGGTGCCGCGCATCACCGATCTGCCGGACGTTGAAGCTTTTTTGAAGGAGCAGTTGCCGGAGCTGTCTTATGTCGTGGCGCATGGTCAATTGGCGGCGGGTGATCTGGATGACCGGATGAATGCCTTTTACGATGGTAAATTCGACGTGCTGCTGGCGACAACAATTGTCGAATCCGGTTTGGATATTCCAACTGCCAACACGATGGTGGTGCATCGGGCCGATATGTTTGGTCTGGCGCAGCTTTATCAGATCCGCGGCCGCGTGGGGCGGTCAAAGACGCGCGCTTATGCCTATCTCACCACCAAGCCCCGTGTGCGCCTGACGCCCGGCGCGGAAAAACGCCTGCGGGTTCTGGGATCGCTGGATACGCTGGGGGCGGGGTTCTCGCTGGCTTCGCAGGACCTGGATATTCGCGGCGCGGGCAATCTCCTTGGTGAAGAGCAATCCGGCCAGATGCGTGATGTGGGCTATGAGCTTTATCAATCCATGCTGGAAGAGGCGATTGCTAAGATCAAATCCGGTGAACTTGAAGGCCTGACCGGTGGCGATGACCAATGGGCGCCGCAGATCAACCTTGGCGTACCAGTGTTGATCCCGGAGAATTACGTGCCGGATCTGGATGTGCGTCTGGGTCTTTATCGTCGGCTCTCGGATCTGAGCACCAAGGTGGAGCTGGAAGGTTTTGCCGCAGAACTGATCGACCGTTTTGGGCCGCTGCCCAAAGAGGTCAACACTTTGATGCTGGTGGTGCGGATCAAGGCGATGTGCAAACGGGCCGGGATTGCCAAGTTGGACGGTGGACCAAAAGGCGCAACCATTCAGTTCCACAATGATAAATTCGCCTCGCCTCAGGGGCTTGTGGAGTTCATTCAGGCGCAGGATGGTCTGGCCAAGGTGAAGGACAACAAGATTGTCGTGCGCCGGGATTGGAAGAAAGACAGCGACAAGATCAAAGGTGCCTTCGCCATCGCGCGGGATCTGGCTGAGAAGGTTGTTGCCGAAAAGAAGAAAGCCAAGGCAAAGGCGAAATCTGGTTGA
- the hemB gene encoding porphobilinogen synthase, translated as MKPTVAPFPAARPRRLRSAPALRNLVRETTLTSDDLIWPVFVRDGDGIEEPIPSMPGVTRRSIDKVVEAAIEAQALGIPAICLFPYTDPSLKTEDCAEAWSPDNLVNRAIRAIKSAAPDIAVMTDVALDPYNINGHDGYVVEGEIINDETVEALVKMTVAQADSGADIIGPSDMMDGRIGAMRRALEAAGHRNVTILSYAAKYASAYYGPFRDAVGASGALKGDKKTYQMDPGNTDEALRMIERDLAEGADMVMIKPGLAYLDICQRVKSTFGAPTFAYQVSGEYAMIEAAAQNGWIDGERIMMESLMAFKRAGCDGVLTYYAPAAARLLNG; from the coding sequence ATGAAGCCGACCGTCGCCCCTTTTCCCGCTGCCCGCCCGCGTCGTTTGCGCAGCGCCCCTGCCCTGCGTAATCTGGTGCGCGAGACCACACTGACCAGCGATGATCTGATCTGGCCGGTGTTTGTACGCGATGGCGACGGGATCGAGGAGCCGATCCCCTCCATGCCCGGCGTTACCCGGCGCAGCATTGACAAGGTGGTGGAGGCCGCGATTGAGGCGCAGGCGCTTGGCATCCCGGCGATCTGCCTGTTTCCCTATACCGACCCCAGTCTCAAAACCGAGGATTGCGCCGAGGCCTGGAGCCCGGACAATCTGGTCAACCGTGCCATCCGTGCCATTAAATCCGCCGCGCCGGATATTGCCGTGATGACCGATGTGGCGCTGGATCCTTATAATATCAATGGTCACGACGGCTATGTGGTTGAGGGTGAGATCATCAATGACGAGACGGTCGAGGCGCTGGTCAAAATGACCGTGGCCCAGGCCGACTCAGGCGCGGATATCATCGGTCCCTCCGATATGATGGATGGCCGGATCGGAGCCATGCGACGCGCGCTGGAGGCCGCAGGCCACCGCAATGTCACTATCCTCTCTTATGCCGCGAAATACGCCTCTGCCTATTATGGCCCGTTCCGCGACGCCGTCGGTGCCTCCGGAGCGCTCAAGGGAGACAAGAAAACCTATCAGATGGACCCCGGCAATACCGATGAGGCCCTGCGCATGATCGAACGCGATCTGGCTGAAGGCGCCGATATGGTGATGATCAAACCCGGTCTTGCCTATCTCGACATCTGCCAGCGGGTGAAATCCACTTTTGGCGCACCTACGTTTGCCTATCAGGTTTCCGGCGAATACGCGATGATCGAGGCCGCCGCCCAAAACGGCTGGATCGACGGCGAGCGCATCATGATGGAGAGTCTCATGGCCTTCAAACGCGCAGGCTGTGATGGGGTGTTGACCTATTACGCACCCGCAGCTGCACGACTGTTGAAT